Proteins encoded by one window of Simiduia curdlanivorans:
- a CDS encoding CPBP family glutamic-type intramembrane protease, with product MYKSMKYYQTLQQLSPLQKGFFIVFLGLSLQYSLNALAYFGALPDIGEKSLNSLVKNSTYWIPVCMALFGSFLFKGKEGVVGLFRPYATVPLNPIWWLTAIFILTPVVYASVLLNDLLYGNPFNLYAITPPTSAELIHWTPMFIQVAVSDELFWIGFLYPLLLQAGYSSLKASLVIGVLWGVDYIPFMFTGFFVSPGLNGASILLGFFSLAPMYIWLYEKTKSALIPITFNVSMQYTFSAIPTLPHVTGDNSAVSMANLLCFIVGMALWYFYPCYKAEAKPQTALSERNLIQEES from the coding sequence ATGTACAAATCTATGAAATATTATCAAACACTGCAGCAACTTAGCCCACTGCAGAAGGGCTTTTTTATCGTATTCTTAGGGCTAAGCTTACAATATAGCCTGAACGCACTAGCTTATTTTGGCGCACTGCCGGATATTGGCGAAAAATCTCTCAATTCGCTGGTGAAAAACAGCACCTATTGGATACCTGTTTGCATGGCGCTTTTTGGCAGTTTTCTATTTAAAGGCAAAGAAGGTGTTGTAGGACTATTTCGCCCCTACGCCACGGTGCCTTTGAATCCTATTTGGTGGCTTACCGCAATCTTTATTTTGACACCGGTGGTTTACGCCAGTGTTTTACTCAATGACCTTCTGTATGGAAACCCATTCAATCTTTACGCAATAACACCTCCCACATCGGCAGAACTCATCCACTGGACACCGATGTTTATCCAAGTTGCCGTAAGCGATGAATTATTTTGGATAGGCTTTCTATACCCATTATTGCTACAGGCGGGCTACTCCTCGCTAAAAGCATCTTTGGTGATAGGCGTGCTGTGGGGCGTAGACTACATTCCGTTTATGTTCACAGGCTTTTTTGTTTCACCAGGGCTAAATGGGGCAAGCATCTTATTAGGCTTTTTTTCGCTAGCCCCTATGTATATATGGCTATATGAAAAGACAAAAAGCGCATTGATACCGATAACTTTTAATGTCTCGATGCAGTACACATTTTCCGCCATACCCACTCTACCTCACGTTACTGGCGACAACAGCGCCGTATCTATGGCAAATCTATTGTGTTTCATCGTCGGCATGGCACTTTGGTATTTTTATCCTTGCTATAAAGCAGAAGCCAAACCACAGACTGCACTCAGTGAGCGCAATCTCATACAAGAAGAAAGCTAG
- a CDS encoding mannose-1-phosphate guanylyltransferase/mannose-6-phosphate isomerase, giving the protein MSKIVPVILAGGVGSRLWPLSRSQYPKQCIDLQGSGASLLQNTLSRTRSNAEQPIILCNEDHRFLIAEQARAIGVQPMSIMLEPEGKNTAPAIAAAAWLLASKTPDAIMLVLPSDHAISDQQLFDEKVALGAELAAQGALVTFGVEPSYPETGYGYIKANGANDVESVAEFVEKPSLEVAQAYVDDGQYLWNSGMFMFRADIYLAELEKYEPEVHQLSQSAVTDAEADLSFMRLAAKPFSALKSISIDYAVMERTSAAKVIRFPAIWNDVGSWSALWAIGEPDADNNLLRGDAVVIDCKNTLVNAQSRLVTAVGLSDLIIVETDDAVMVAPAGRAQDVKKIVEQLSKAGRTEVDLHREVHRPWGKYHGLTTSDRYQVKRITVSPGQKLSTQMHHHRAEHWVVVSGTAKVRNGDREILLTENESTYIPIGEIHSLENPGKIPLELIEIQTGGYLGEDDIVRFNDRYGRS; this is encoded by the coding sequence ATGTCAAAAATAGTTCCCGTTATATTGGCCGGCGGCGTTGGCAGTCGTTTGTGGCCATTGTCGCGCTCTCAATATCCAAAGCAGTGTATAGACTTGCAGGGCTCAGGTGCCAGTCTGCTGCAGAATACTCTGTCGCGCACGCGTTCGAACGCAGAGCAACCCATTATTTTATGTAATGAGGATCATCGCTTTCTCATTGCCGAGCAGGCGCGAGCTATTGGGGTTCAGCCCATGAGTATTATGTTGGAGCCAGAGGGGAAAAATACCGCTCCTGCCATCGCCGCCGCCGCTTGGTTGCTGGCCAGCAAAACACCCGACGCCATCATGTTGGTGCTTCCCTCTGATCACGCCATTTCCGATCAGCAATTGTTTGACGAAAAGGTCGCGCTAGGGGCAGAGCTGGCGGCACAGGGTGCGTTGGTAACCTTCGGCGTCGAGCCCAGTTATCCTGAAACCGGTTATGGTTACATAAAAGCAAATGGCGCCAATGACGTCGAGTCGGTAGCCGAGTTCGTCGAGAAGCCAAGCCTAGAGGTTGCGCAGGCCTATGTAGATGATGGCCAATACCTGTGGAATAGCGGCATGTTCATGTTTCGTGCCGATATTTATTTAGCCGAGCTAGAAAAATACGAGCCTGAAGTTCATCAACTCAGCCAATCGGCTGTGACAGACGCCGAGGCCGATCTCAGTTTTATGCGGTTGGCGGCCAAGCCTTTTTCTGCGTTGAAATCTATCTCCATCGACTATGCCGTCATGGAGCGCACCAGTGCCGCCAAGGTCATTCGCTTCCCGGCTATTTGGAACGATGTAGGCAGCTGGTCTGCGTTATGGGCAATAGGGGAGCCGGATGCGGATAATAATTTGTTGCGTGGCGACGCCGTGGTAATCGATTGTAAAAACACCTTAGTGAATGCGCAGTCTCGGCTGGTTACCGCTGTGGGTCTGTCTGATCTGATCATTGTTGAAACGGATGATGCGGTCATGGTCGCGCCTGCTGGCAGGGCCCAAGACGTTAAAAAAATTGTCGAACAGCTGTCGAAAGCGGGCCGCACAGAGGTCGACTTGCATCGAGAGGTGCATAGGCCTTGGGGTAAATACCACGGTTTAACCACAAGTGATCGCTATCAGGTAAAGCGTATTACAGTAAGCCCGGGGCAAAAGTTGTCCACACAAATGCATCACCATCGAGCTGAACATTGGGTTGTGGTAAGTGGGACTGCAAAAGTTCGCAATGGCGATAGGGAAATTTTATTGACCGAGAATGAGTCAACTTATATTCCTATAGGAGAAATCCATTCTCTAGAGAACCCAGGGAAAATTCCGTTAGAACTTATAGAAATTCAAACCGGCGGCTATTTAGGTGAGGATGATATTGTGCGCTTTAATGACCGTTATGGGCGCAGCTGA
- the ssb gene encoding single-stranded DNA-binding protein codes for MARGINKVILVGNIGQDPETKFMPSGGAVTNVSVATSESWKDKNTGQPQERTEWHRVVFFNRLAEIAGEYLKKGSKIYVEGSLRTRKWQGQDGQDRYTTEIVASEMQMLDGRGGDSNQGGYDQGGYDQSQPQQRQPAAQQRQAPQQNQAPQQGGYQQAPQQQPQQPQGGGFDSFDDDIPF; via the coding sequence ATGGCACGGGGTATTAATAAAGTGATTTTGGTGGGTAACATAGGTCAAGACCCAGAAACCAAGTTTATGCCTAGCGGTGGTGCTGTCACTAACGTGAGCGTTGCCACGTCAGAATCTTGGAAAGACAAAAATACTGGCCAGCCACAAGAGCGCACAGAGTGGCACCGTGTGGTGTTTTTCAATCGCCTAGCCGAGATTGCCGGGGAGTATTTGAAAAAGGGCAGTAAGATTTATGTGGAAGGTTCTCTGCGCACCCGCAAGTGGCAAGGGCAAGACGGCCAAGACCGCTATACCACTGAAATTGTAGCCAGCGAAATGCAGATGCTAGACGGTAGAGGCGGTGACTCTAACCAAGGTGGTTACGATCAAGGCGGCTACGATCAATCGCAACCTCAGCAGCGCCAGCCCGCAGCGCAACAACGCCAAGCACCGCAACAAAATCAAGCGCCACAGCAAGGCGGCTACCAACAGGCTCCGCAGCAACAACCTCAGCAGCCGCAGGGCGGTGGCTTCGATAGTTTTGATGACGACATCCCGTTCTGA
- a CDS encoding alpha/beta fold hydrolase, whose protein sequence is MEAFFFGSSTHSLYGVYHPPAVATFNNQAVLLCGPVAHEAIRLHKALRFIATQLANAGFHVLRFDYRGQGDSAGNMDGVTPACWQEDIVCAIQELRDISMATNISIIGVRMGGLLAATLKSTPVKVSRLVLWDPWVAGEAYQAEIFSAGKPQPDSNDIEFNGFLFPGSFTAGLPEISLMQSTFNLFQQVDLILSQHNDEFELLSEKLKQHENYTCTSSPAVVDWNYVDNESGILWPMSNMQCVLQRMVGPSL, encoded by the coding sequence ATGGAAGCATTTTTCTTCGGTTCATCTACGCACAGTTTATACGGTGTTTACCACCCGCCAGCAGTCGCGACGTTTAACAATCAAGCCGTATTGTTATGCGGCCCAGTTGCCCATGAAGCAATTAGGTTGCATAAGGCTTTACGCTTTATAGCGACTCAGTTGGCTAATGCCGGTTTTCATGTGCTGCGCTTTGATTATCGCGGCCAGGGTGATTCTGCCGGCAACATGGATGGCGTGACACCGGCCTGCTGGCAAGAGGATATTGTTTGTGCAATTCAAGAGTTGCGCGATATATCGATGGCTACAAATATCAGTATCATCGGCGTGCGCATGGGCGGATTACTAGCGGCTACGCTAAAGAGTACGCCGGTCAAAGTTAGTCGCTTAGTGTTGTGGGACCCTTGGGTCGCGGGCGAGGCGTATCAGGCTGAAATATTTTCGGCCGGCAAGCCTCAGCCAGACAGTAATGATATTGAGTTTAATGGCTTTCTATTTCCCGGAAGCTTCACCGCTGGCCTCCCAGAAATTTCTTTGATGCAGTCAACCTTTAACCTGTTTCAGCAAGTGGACTTAATATTGTCTCAGCACAATGATGAGTTTGAGTTATTGAGTGAAAAGCTGAAACAGCACGAAAACTATACTTGTACCTCCAGCCCCGCAGTTGTTGATTGGAATTATGTGGATAATGAAAGCGGTATATTGTGGCCCATGTCTAATATGCAGTGTGTTCTGCAGCGCATGGTTGGACCTTCGCTATGA